The Candidatus Zixiibacteriota bacterium DNA segment GATACATAGTAATTCTCCGCTCGGACTGTTATGGCAATCGCGAAGAATATTATGAAAATACAGAGTCGATTTATCATGTTTTTATAAAGGTAGCTATACCAATTCTCATATATTATCGGCTGAATTGCCCTAATAGTGAGTCCTGGCGACACAAAAATGAGGAGCTTTGGAGGAAATTAAGGCGCTGATTTGTATGCGATTACGGTGTCCGCACAGGTGCCGCCACCGTGGAAATTTATCAGTCTTTGTACTCGAGTAAATAAAAAAGGCGCAGTGTCAATAGCATCTTGACACTGCACCGGTATTCTGCGGTCTGATGTAGATAATTTAACGCTCAGTCGCTGTGCTACTGGACGCGGTCTTCTCAAGCAGGCCGTAATCTATCTGATACGGCGGAGGATCTCCACCGGGACCCATCAAATAATGTTCCATCCATCTGAGAACCCTCGCCCCGGTATCATAGCGGGCGGCCGCCTTCAGCGTACCGTGCCCTTCGTCCTTGTAGAATACAAGTCTGACGGGGGCCTGGTTGAGAGTCTTGAGGTAGCGGTATAGTTCCATAGACTGGCTCGGATGTACTCTGGTGTCATCTTCGCCGTGCATTATCAATATCGGGGTCTTGTGCTTTTGCGCGTGATAGATGGGGCTGCGTTCCATGTACCACTGCCAGTAGTCCCAGGGCCAGCGACGGGCGTGGACAAGATACATCTCATTTGGTATGTCGGTCGTGCCGAATTTGGAGACGAGATCGCTGACGCCGACACCCATGACGGCCGCGGCGAAATGTTCGGAGAGAGCGGTGGCTGCCCAGGCTGTGGCAAAGCCGCCGTAGGATCTGCCCGTAATTCCAACCTTGCTTGAGTCGATAAGTCCCGTTGCAACGAGATAATCTACGGCATCGACCAGGTCGTTGAATTCACCTCCAGCATAATCTGCCTGTCCCATTTTTGAGAACTCCACGCCACGGCCGGTGCTCCCTCGGTAATTCGGGTGAAACACGGCGAAGCCGCGAGCGGCGAAAACCTGAGCCGGCGACGCATACCACGTCAGCCACTCGTCGCGGTCATTGGCTTCCGGGCCGCCGTGCACGGAAAGAATAAGCGGATATTTATTCCCTGGCTGTTCGTTCAGGGGGTGTATCAGAATTCCCTGAAGTTGAAGTCCGTCGCGGGCGGTAAATTCGACAACTTCCTGTCTTGCGAACGCCACCTCCGAGAGCCACGGATTACTGTCGGTCAAACGAATCGGTTCTTTCTGCTTGAGCGTAAAATGGAATAATTCCCACGGATGATTGTAGGCGCTTCCAACTACCGCCACTGTTCTGCGATCTGCCGAGAGTATCATGTCGGTAAAAGCTGTTGAACCCGGCGGTATAATTTCCTTTCGCTCGAGCGTGGCTACATCGACCATTCCGATTTTAGTGTGCACACCCTCGTCCGATCGATACAGTATCGTCTTCTGATCGAGCCAGGCGATATCACGAACGTGACCGTCGAAATTCGTAATAACGGGTTTCAAATCATCGTTGTCGACTGAAGCCACCAGCAATTCGCCTTCGTCCGGATCATTGATATCGGCGCCGGAGATAATAGCCAGCCTGGTTGCATCGGGACTCCATGCTATCTTGCCCAGCTTACCAGGGTTGTTGAGTCGGCGTGAAATAGTACCTTCTGCGACATCGACAAAACACACCTCTCGCGCCATATACTCATCGTCAATCAGCGGTGTCGGTGCGAGGGCCAGGGCCAGATACTTGCCGTCGGGACTCCACCGGATGTTTGAGGCGCTGCCGGGCAGGTCCAGCCTTCGCGGCGCCGCCGAGTCTGAAACGTCCGTTATCCAGACGGCTGCATCGCGCCCATCCTCTTCGTAGACTTCCTGATTGAAGCCTTTCTTTTCCAACGCCAGGGTCGTCGTCGGGAGGGTATCCTCAGCCAGAAATGCCAGCCGGTGGCTGTCGGGAGCCCAGGAGTACTCATCGATATCGGTACGGTTTTGACTGATTTTTACCGATTCGCCGCCATCCACTGCGATGAGGTAAAGCACGGAAACAGTATCATCGCCGCGCTCGGCCAGATAAGATATCGATTTGCCGTCCGGGGTGAAGGCGATGTGGCTGATCCTGACCTTCCCGGTCACAAACGGGCGGGAACCGCCGTTTGTGCTCACGACATGCAGCTCTTTCCATGCGGAGCCATTCTTTTCTTCGAACGGATTGCGCTGCACCGTCAATGTGTATGCGAACATCTCTCCGTCAGGGGACACCGCGATCTCGTCGACATACCTGAGCGCCGCCAGTTGTTCAAGAGTAAGGCCGTCGGCGACTGCCGGACTCACCGTGAAGAAGACGCCGGTCATCACAATGACAGCCGTTGCCAGTGCCGCCGCGGTTGAGGCACCTGAGA contains these protein-coding regions:
- a CDS encoding S9 family peptidase; the protein is MIKRNNVSGASTAAALATAVIVMTGVFFTVSPAVADGLTLEQLAALRYVDEIAVSPDGEMFAYTLTVQRNPFEEKNGSAWKELHVVSTNGGSRPFVTGKVRISHIAFTPDGKSISYLAERGDDTVSVLYLIAVDGGESVKISQNRTDIDEYSWAPDSHRLAFLAEDTLPTTTLALEKKGFNQEVYEEDGRDAAVWITDVSDSAAPRRLDLPGSASNIRWSPDGKYLALALAPTPLIDDEYMAREVCFVDVAEGTISRRLNNPGKLGKIAWSPDATRLAIISGADINDPDEGELLVASVDNDDLKPVITNFDGHVRDIAWLDQKTILYRSDEGVHTKIGMVDVATLERKEIIPPGSTAFTDMILSADRRTVAVVGSAYNHPWELFHFTLKQKEPIRLTDSNPWLSEVAFARQEVVEFTARDGLQLQGILIHPLNEQPGNKYPLILSVHGGPEANDRDEWLTWYASPAQVFAARGFAVFHPNYRGSTGRGVEFSKMGQADYAGGEFNDLVDAVDYLVATGLIDSSKVGITGRSYGGFATAWAATALSEHFAAAVMGVGVSDLVSKFGTTDIPNEMYLVHARRWPWDYWQWYMERSPIYHAQKHKTPILIMHGEDDTRVHPSQSMELYRYLKTLNQAPVRLVFYKDEGHGTLKAAARYDTGARVLRWMEHYLMGPGGDPPPYQIDYGLLEKTASSSTATER